The following are encoded together in the Maridesulfovibrio frigidus DSM 17176 genome:
- the rsfS gene encoding ribosome silencing factor: MKTKSKKFKEISTPDKLQLVSEWLDEKQAIDVVAIDVTGICPISEIVMVVSAKGVRHAQSLADNTLGNLSRDTIEYLGMEGYQTGDWILLDLNDIIIHIFQEDNREFYNVEGLWSEGTRIELDINR, translated from the coding sequence ATGAAAACTAAAAGTAAGAAATTTAAAGAGATTAGTACTCCGGACAAACTCCAGCTTGTATCAGAATGGTTGGACGAGAAGCAAGCAATAGACGTTGTTGCAATTGACGTAACCGGGATTTGCCCGATTTCAGAAATCGTAATGGTTGTCAGTGCTAAAGGTGTTCGTCACGCGCAGTCTCTGGCTGACAACACACTTGGAAATCTTTCCAGAGACACCATCGAGTATCTTGGAATGGAAGGTTACCAGACAGGCGACTGGATTCTTCTGGATTTGAACGATATTATCATCCATATTTTTCAGGAAGATAATCGCGAATTTTATAATGTTGAAGGATTGTGGTCTGAAGGGACCAGAATTGAATTAGATATTAACCGGTAG
- the gpmI gene encoding 2,3-bisphosphoglycerate-independent phosphoglycerate mutase, giving the protein MSKQTDAPTVLLILDGWGIAPASKGNAVQLAKTPVLDSLFKDCPNTHLKCSGRAVGLPDGFMGNSEVGHTNIGAGRVVFQDMTRIDVTIENNELANNDAICDLIDNVKATGGRLHFMGLLSDGGVHSHVNHLYSLLQVAKDAGVSEVFVHAFMDGRDTSPTKGKEYMSELVDKMNEIGIGKVATISGRYYSMDRDKHYERNELAYRALVLGEGQIVTNPVNAVEAAYAEGETDEFIKPRILADVDGLMLDEDGVFFFNFRADRARQLCRILTDEEFTEFERPIVPAFADFVTMTRYESDFSFPVAFAPQNIVNPIGEVISNAGLKQLRIAETEKYAHVTYFMNGGREEPFPNEDRILVPSPREVATYDLKPQMSAEEVTEKLVNALPDYSLCICNLANLDMVGHSGIIPAAISATETVDGCVGKIVDAVAKLGGQILLTADHGNAEEMIDANGGPQTAHSLNEVPLIFIGDAFKGRIPSTGALCDIAPTILNLKGISVPSEMTGKNLFES; this is encoded by the coding sequence ATGTCCAAGCAAACTGATGCTCCCACAGTTCTCCTCATCTTAGATGGATGGGGAATTGCTCCAGCCAGTAAAGGTAACGCTGTACAACTTGCGAAAACGCCAGTTTTAGACAGTCTTTTTAAAGACTGTCCGAATACTCATCTGAAATGTTCCGGCAGAGCTGTCGGACTACCGGATGGGTTTATGGGGAACTCGGAAGTTGGGCATACCAATATCGGCGCCGGGCGTGTTGTTTTTCAGGACATGACCAGAATCGATGTGACCATTGAGAATAATGAACTTGCAAACAATGATGCCATTTGCGATTTGATTGATAATGTTAAAGCTACAGGCGGAAGGCTCCATTTTATGGGACTTCTCTCTGATGGCGGAGTGCATTCTCATGTGAATCATCTTTACTCACTTCTTCAAGTGGCTAAAGACGCCGGCGTTAGCGAAGTTTTCGTTCATGCATTTATGGATGGACGCGATACTTCGCCGACAAAGGGCAAAGAGTACATGTCTGAGCTTGTTGATAAGATGAATGAAATCGGTATCGGGAAGGTTGCGACCATCTCGGGCCGATATTATTCTATGGATCGAGACAAGCATTACGAGCGCAATGAACTTGCGTACAGGGCGCTCGTTCTCGGCGAAGGGCAGATTGTTACAAATCCTGTTAATGCCGTCGAGGCCGCTTATGCTGAGGGGGAAACCGATGAATTCATCAAACCTCGTATTCTGGCGGATGTTGACGGGCTAATGCTCGATGAAGACGGAGTGTTCTTTTTCAACTTCCGTGCTGACCGTGCTCGCCAGTTGTGTAGGATTTTGACAGATGAAGAGTTTACCGAATTTGAAAGACCTATCGTTCCGGCCTTTGCGGATTTCGTGACTATGACCAGATACGAAAGTGATTTTTCTTTTCCGGTAGCTTTCGCTCCTCAGAATATTGTGAATCCTATCGGTGAAGTCATTTCTAATGCTGGCCTTAAGCAGCTTAGAATTGCGGAAACCGAAAAATATGCTCACGTGACGTACTTTATGAATGGTGGAAGGGAAGAGCCTTTTCCTAACGAAGATAGAATCCTCGTACCTTCTCCCCGTGAAGTGGCTACCTATGACCTTAAGCCTCAGATGAGTGCTGAAGAAGTTACTGAAAAGCTTGTGAACGCTCTGCCTGATTATTCTTTGTGCATATGCAATCTAGCCAACCTGGATATGGTTGGGCACTCAGGAATAATTCCCGCAGCTATTTCGGCCACTGAGACTGTTGACGGATGTGTCGGTAAAATTGTTGATGCTGTAGCCAAACTCGGCGGTCAGATTCTTTTGACTGCTGATCACGGAAATGCAGAGGAGATGATTGATGCGAATGGCGGTCCTCAGACTGCACACAGCTTGAACGAAGTTCCGCTGATTTTCATTGGCGACGCTTTCAAGGGGCGTATTCCATCAACCGGCGCTTTATGTGACATAGCACCCACCATTTTGAATTTAAAAGGCATTTCTGTTCCAAGCGAAATGACCGGAAAAAACCTTTTTGAGAGTTAA